Genomic segment of uncultured Desulfobacter sp.:
GCTAAATTACAATTTAGTCTAAAATCGCCATTTGACCTGAAAATAAATCTGCTGGTCATAGGCTTGGGTATCATCGGTATCTTTGAGGGCTATGCCCCAGTCCATTTTATATTCAATCATTTTTTTCCAGTTTCCCTGCACCCCAAGACCTGTTCCGTGAATGAACGTGTTTCTGAACTGGCCTTCCAGGGAATCATGCAAAGAAAGATATGCGAAATCATAAAACAGGTAAGGGATCAATGTCAGTTTAGGTATCAGGTTGGGGGCAAACACCTCAAGGGTGCCATGAAGTGCGTTATCCGCCATCACTTCAGACTCCATGTAACCCCTGACACTATTGACCCCTCCGGCAGCGTATTGTTCATTATTGATCAACGGCTGGCCGGTGAACTGTCCGTCCAGACGGCCGAACAAAGAGCAGTCCCAGGGCAGTTCCTGGCGTCGTTCCGCCCCTGCCGTCACATAAAGGTAGTTGCCGGTGGACATGTACCGCTTGTTGGCAAACTCCTCTTTATCGTTGCCGCAAAAATCCCGAATCAGAAAGTTAATGCCTAAGCTGAACTGTGTTGTACCGGACGTGTCTGACTCATATCCGCTGTACGCAATACTGAAAGGCAGATACTGAATCGGGGTTTCAACCCCAAGGGAGTCTTCATTAAAATCCTTGAAATCAAATCCACCCGCTATATTGTGTTCATACCGGCCAATACCATCCAAGGGCACCATATAGCGGAATCCTGCCATCTGCCCGTTGCCGATGACGTCAAAGCCCTCGCCGGAGGCCGTCTCACTGTCTGATTTAATGTAGTACCCCACCATCAGATGATCTATATTAAAAATGGAAGGCATGGAATAGGATAGGGAAAACATCCTGACCTCACTGGTATCTTCGGGAGAGGTCTGGAATTGAAGGCTTACAGCGTGCCCCCGCTGCCACAGGTTGTCATAGCTGATCATGCCATTGAGCCGCAGGTCGGTGGTGGAATGGGTTGAGCGGTTGTTGAGCTCCAAAAAACCGTGAAGGGGAAGACTGTCCTCCACGTTAAGTTCAACATCAATGGTGCCCAGTTCCCGGCCCGGTATCAGAAGCGGGGAAACCTTCAAGTCCTGGTTCTGATTCACCCGGGCAAGCTCCTTTCGAATTCTGGGCAGATAAAGAATTTCGCCGGGGCTGATCCCGGACAGATATCGATCCAAATACGCATGGGTAAAATATTTATTTCCTTTCACCCGTACCCGTTTAATTCGGCTTTCAATGACCTGGAACTTCACGACACCGTCACTGACCGTCTGTTCGGGAATATTCACCAGAACGGTGGGATATCCAAGGGAATGGTACAATTTTTCAAGGGCATCCCTTGCGGCCTCAACATCCCCGGCTGTTTTCCCCTGTCCCATATAGTCCTTGATTCCCATGGTCAAAACTTCTTTTTCCAGCACTGAATTGCCTTCAATATAAAAGGAGTTAATATCAAAGGTCAGTTCCCGGTTCTGTTTTTCCGATGCCTGAACGGGCTTGGGACATGCGGCAAGCAGCATGACGGCAAGAAACCATAACAATGGTATTATATACGCCGAGAACCCGTCTTCCCGGCAAAAGATACGTGTCATCAACTGTCAGCTTCAGCAGGTTTTAAATTCATCATCTGTTTCAATTCAGGTAAAAGAGCCGTGGCATCCTTAAAACCACTTATTTTACGAACAACCTTTCCCGCCTCATCCAAGAGTACGATCATGGGAAATCCGTCCTGTTTGTACAATTCCTGGAGACTATCGTCCTTGTCCGAATTGGCCCTAACCCAGACAAAATCATCCTTTAAGAGCTTTATCCGTGGATCCTCAAAGGTCGTGTCGAACATTTTGTGACACCAGTGACACCAGTCTGCATAGAGAAACAGCACTTCCCTTTTTTTATTTTTCATTGCAGTAAACTGGCCTTCATCATGGCCGGAAATCCATGGGATATTCATATCATCAAAAAAGGAGGCTTTTTTTAAGGAAAGCACCTCAAGGGTTAAAATAAAGGTTTTGCCTGCCAGGGGGTGATTGAAATCAACCGTAAACCGATTTGTTTCAACGTCAATAATAACGCCCTGCGTTTTCGCTACGGTAAATATAGCCCCTTTTACCGGTTTAAGACGAATCGTAATCCCCTCCTTGTCAACCTTGACGGTTGTTACCCCAAATGATGCCTTGTCAGTGTAACCATTTTCAGCCAGATGCTTCAATTTAATCTGACCACCTTCAACGTTCATAACCTTTGATTTATAATAGGGAGTGGTCCTAACAAGCGCCCCTTTGACCGGTTTTTTACCGAACTTCGTT
This window contains:
- a CDS encoding ShlB/FhaC/HecB family hemolysin secretion/activation protein is translated as MTRIFCREDGFSAYIIPLLWFLAVMLLAACPKPVQASEKQNRELTFDINSFYIEGNSVLEKEVLTMGIKDYMGQGKTAGDVEAARDALEKLYHSLGYPTVLVNIPEQTVSDGVVKFQVIESRIKRVRVKGNKYFTHAYLDRYLSGISPGEILYLPRIRKELARVNQNQDLKVSPLLIPGRELGTIDVELNVEDSLPLHGFLELNNRSTHSTTDLRLNGMISYDNLWQRGHAVSLQFQTSPEDTSEVRMFSLSYSMPSIFNIDHLMVGYYIKSDSETASGEGFDVIGNGQMAGFRYMVPLDGIGRYEHNIAGGFDFKDFNEDSLGVETPIQYLPFSIAYSGYESDTSGTTQFSLGINFLIRDFCGNDKEEFANKRYMSTGNYLYVTAGAERRQELPWDCSLFGRLDGQFTGQPLINNEQYAAGGVNSVRGYMESEVMADNALHGTLEVFAPNLIPKLTLIPYLFYDFAYLSLHDSLEGQFRNTFIHGTGLGVQGNWKKMIEYKMDWGIALKDTDDTQAYDQQIYFQVKWRF
- a CDS encoding thioredoxin family protein; protein product: MMHSLKNGLSLNGTGHMALMVLLHCIWSVVFFSGNGFVSAASHEGNLKYHDVGSKKASTLDVTDEKVQSFNKRIQQAIEEAKKSGKKSVNIYMDEIPDTVQERDLVTVSCKAQMDGEVVSGDTPAVMEIVAGEKTRVPGLGKAVIGMKQGGYQVKTIPPEQAFGERSKDKIKIFPSTYTTPLISEISAEDYQTKFGKKPVKGALVRTTPYYKSKVMNVEGGQIKLKHLAENGYTDKASFGVTTVKVDKEGITIRLKPVKGAIFTVAKTQGVIIDVETNRFTVDFNHPLAGKTFILTLEVLSLKKASFFDDMNIPWISGHDEGQFTAMKNKKREVLFLYADWCHWCHKMFDTTFEDPRIKLLKDDFVWVRANSDKDDSLQELYKQDGFPMIVLLDEAGKVVRKISGFKDATALLPELKQMMNLKPAEADS